A region from the Aquimarina sp. ERC-38 genome encodes:
- a CDS encoding Na(+)-translocating NADH-quinone reductase subunit F has product MARPLSRQELHNLAMNIVGKELEKKGFEFLAVNSTLGRHPQFVCIDVKNTNYFVLVKAVLYPDNPHNYDMIWMETFKQHAIKQNAKIFYAGVGLQNAEDPTKPVLLNQEYTLEFAGLQPVELSLN; this is encoded by the coding sequence ATGGCGAGACCTTTATCAAGGCAGGAATTACATAATTTGGCAATGAATATTGTAGGCAAGGAGTTGGAAAAGAAAGGTTTTGAATTTCTAGCGGTCAATAGTACCTTAGGAAGACATCCTCAATTCGTATGTATTGATGTTAAGAATACTAATTATTTCGTATTAGTAAAAGCGGTGTTGTACCCGGATAATCCGCATAATTATGATATGATCTGGATGGAGACTTTTAAACAACATGCCATCAAGCAAAATGCTAAAATATTTTACGCAGGGGTAGGTTTACAAAATGCGGAAGATCCTACAAAGCCAGTATTACTCAATCAGGAGTATACACTGGAATTTGCAGGTTTACAACCGGTTGAACTTTCTTTAAATTAA
- a CDS encoding FAD:protein FMN transferase — protein sequence MIQRLLIIVAFICAISCQKDKKESVVAFTGSAFGTTYSIQYFPGAFSKKVSKKAVDSIIEVINYSMSTYQDNSYISKINKGDTVVVDAHFIQVLDASREVYRQTDGVFDPTIGNLVNAWDFGPESQIVAIDSAMVDSMLVSVGLDKIVLNDHKVYKSHQGTFLDFNALAKGYAVDVVADYFTDLNYQHFLVEIGGEIRSKGKNKTKDQPWKIGVEDPNFDGTRSYSKVIPLTDEAMATSGSYRKFKVDDKGNRFAHIIDAKTGHPLRSNLLSVSVITPTCMLADAYATAFMAMGLEKSKAFLSQHKEIKAFFVYAVSDELETLSLNGFPDSK from the coding sequence ATGATACAGCGTTTACTTATAATTGTTGCTTTTATATGTGCGATTTCTTGTCAAAAAGATAAAAAAGAGAGCGTGGTAGCTTTTACAGGTAGCGCATTTGGCACTACGTATAGTATTCAATATTTTCCTGGAGCGTTTTCTAAGAAGGTATCTAAGAAAGCAGTGGATAGCATTATTGAGGTGATCAACTATTCTATGTCTACTTACCAGGACAATTCTTATATATCAAAAATCAACAAGGGAGATACCGTAGTAGTGGATGCTCATTTTATTCAGGTTTTAGACGCTTCTAGGGAAGTGTATCGACAAACAGATGGAGTTTTTGATCCTACCATTGGTAATTTGGTTAATGCCTGGGATTTTGGTCCGGAAAGCCAGATTGTGGCTATTGATAGTGCTATGGTAGATAGTATGTTGGTTTCTGTAGGCCTTGATAAAATTGTTTTAAATGATCATAAAGTCTATAAGAGCCATCAAGGTACGTTTTTAGATTTTAATGCCTTAGCTAAAGGTTATGCTGTAGATGTAGTAGCGGATTATTTTACAGATTTAAATTACCAGCATTTTCTGGTAGAAATAGGCGGAGAAATACGATCAAAAGGTAAAAACAAAACAAAGGATCAACCCTGGAAAATAGGGGTAGAAGACCCTAATTTTGACGGAACCCGTTCCTATAGTAAAGTAATACCTTTGACAGATGAGGCTATGGCCACTTCCGGAAGTTACCGTAAGTTTAAAGTAGACGATAAGGGGAATCGTTTTGCTCATATTATCGACGCAAAAACAGGGCATCCCTTACGTTCTAATTTACTAAGCGTATCCGTAATTACTCCTACCTGTATGTTAGCTGACGCCTATGCTACGGCTTTTATGGCCATGGGTTTGGAAAAATCCAAAGCTTTTTTAAGTCAGCACAAAGAAATAAAAGCCTTTTTTGTGTATGCAGTTAGTGATGAACTGGAAACTTTAAGTTTGAATGGGTTTCCGGATTCCAAGTGA